gaaaagaAAAAGTTGATCTGCGAAGATATAGAACAAGAATGAAACCCGCACTGAAAACAACGGAAACAATCCATGCAGAAATGTGAGAATTCAAGGACCATCGTTCATATAAGTTTTACAAAAGTTTCTTTCCCCCTTTATTTTCCCAGTTGTGTGACGCTTTGACTCTTCTTGATCTTGGCATTAAACCGGAGACAAACATTGATCTAACACTAGCAGAAGGTTTGCTTGGTGGCGCCCCAACGCGTGAGTAGTACTTTTTTATGACGTGTCActctttgtgttgtttttctctACACAGTCAATTGAAAGTCGTCGTTTTAATCAGTCTTTTAATTGATTGATAATCAATAAAATGAAACTAAGGAACATTTAACCTAACGAAATCTCAAATTCAGTGACATTGTTTTGTTCAAGCTGCATTTgattttgcataaaattatcTGAAAAAATTACCCGAACGACTGGCAGGTTAGGAAGTTTGTGGGATTGTGCAGAGATAACATTCTAGAACCAACGTTCATAAGATGGAAACAAATCTTTACGTTTATAGGAATTCCAATCcctattgatttattttgtttttacaaaaatctTACATTCTTGCATTCTTACATGTAACAGTATTTGAGACAGACATTAATATTCCAATATAAGATTATCATTAGTGTTTCATTCTCTAAAATGTTTTGGCCTAAAGCAGTAGACGAGACATTCCTACGGACTTTAGCGGTAAACCTCTGCAAGGACTGGCAGCAGCTCGCAGTCAAGCTTAAGTTCAGACCAGCAGAGATTGGCAAGTTTGAACGCCTCGCTGAGAGCAACCCAGAAGAACAGGCTCATCAGATGCTAGTTTCTTGGTTGGGTGCGCAGCAAGCTGATGACAGAGAAGCGGGGGAAAGGTTGAGAAGTGCTTTGGCTCAAATAGGTCGTCAAGATTTGGCTGCAAGGATCCCAGGTTAGAACATGGttggattatttttgtttttaaatatgaaACACTATAATTGTCTCTCTGTATAGAGAAAAAGAAATCCGTGcataatgttatttattattgttgatGACAGAAGAGGTCTGCGCATCATGGAAGTTccgtttggttttggtttgttttctttcttttattacCAAATATGAACATCACAGTAACAAATGAAAATTGACAAAATCGTATGTGGGACAGACTGGTGTGGATAGGTAGGCCTATTGGTAAGGCGGTCTTGAAGTGGTGTATTTATTAGACACGAACTGAGCGCTGCTCTAATTGACCCTGATCTGCATTGCATATTGTGTACAGATATGAGAATAAGATATTTAAATCTTAAACccaattttttcattttattgatgCTTTATATCACCAGTTGTTTTGATTTGTCCTATCACAATGAGCAGAGAGTGACTGACATAACATTCTTATAATAACAAAGTCCATAGTTTTTTGTAAGTGAACAGTAAAATGGATTTAATTAATGCTATATAGACAGGACAGCTTTTGCACTAAGATTTCCATTTAAACCTTCGAAGTTAGGCAACATGAAGTATGTCATCAATACTTTGTACCAAAATAAATTGCAGCAgtgttttattaataaaattatTTGGAGATACCTTTTTGTGTGGTTGTCATTCTTCTGGTAGGTTATTTCCCAACATCCCCAAGAAGAGGTAACAAAGGGAAGTCACCGGATGCAACAGGTATAGATGAGAAGAAACTACGAGTCGATAAGGCAGACAGGACTGATTTGCCACAAACCTCAGGTAAACCATCCAATCTTGAATTATGTCAGCATTTAACATTAAAAAACTCATAAGAAATTGCCGCAGGCATGTTACGATAAAACCCTTGGTGTGGTTGTCATTCTTCTTATAGGTTATGTACCCACATCCCCAAGAGCAGGTAGCAAGAGGAAGTCACCGGCACATCTGTCAACATCCGATGCATCATCAGGTATTAATGAGATGTTAGGAGTCGTAGCTGAGAATATTGGAAAAGATTGGAAGCAACTCGGCACTTCTTTAGGTATTAAAGCTGCACAGATTGACACATATCCAATTGACCATCCAAATGACGTCAAAGAGCAGATCTATCAAATGCTGCGTGATTGGGTCTGGAAACAAACAAGCCGAAAGGAGGCTGAAGACGGGTTGAAAGAGACGCTTGTCAAACTCGGCCGTGCTGACATTGTTCAAGAGTTACCAGGTAAGTAAAATCACACCTTGTTGTTGCTCCTGTTTGTCTCCGGGGAACAGTGTGGTTGCCCCTTGGCTTAACTTTACTAGTGAAAATTGTCAGCGACATCTTTCCTTCAATTCGAATTAAGTAAGCAAAACTTTATCGATTAAAATGCAGACcagatatattattttattgatagAATTTAATAAAACTCAATTTCTGGTTGCTTTTCTCTGATAAGGTTATGCAAACACATCACAAGGAGCACGTAAGATAGACGAAGTTCACTGCAAGCAGCTAAAGGAACATCAGTCAATAACCGATACATCAGGTATTGGTGAGAAGAAGTTAGGAGACCTTGCTGAGCATATCGGAAAAGATTGGAAGCGACTCGGCACTACTTTGGGTATTAAAGTTGCAAAGATTGACACATTCCAACTCGATTATCCAAATGACCTCAATCAACAAGTCTTTCGGATGCTACTGGATTGGTCTAGAGGGCAACCAAACCAAGAGGCGGCCAAAGACGGGCTGAAGAAAGCGCTTAAAGAAATCGGCCGGGCTGACGTTGTCAGAATATTAGGTATGCTTTATTTTAACATCCAGTTaagtttcccttttggtttattaaaaatcccCGGCTAAGTGGCTTCTGACTTGCACGTCCCCTGAACAAAGagattaacaaaatatttagacCGTAGGCATTTTAAGAGCTCAATTATCCAAATGACCTCAATCAACAAGTCTTCCGGATGCTACTGGATTGGTGCAGACATGACCCAAAGGCGACTGAAGATGGATTGAAAGAGTCGCTTAAAGAAATCGGCCTTACTGACATTCTCAAAATATTAGGTATgccttattttaaaaactttaactAGTGTCCCTTTTGGTTTTATTACTTAAAAGTTGATATAAAAAGTCCCATCCCCtgaaggtgatccctctgctggCGGTTCGCAGACTGTACCGAACAATCCCCTGGCTTCGAGGCTTCTGAACAAAGAGATTAACAACATATTGAGACCGTAGGCATTTTAAGAGCTAGATTGTTGACTTTGTGCAAGTTCCACACTAGTTCATTTTCTTTGTATAACCCAGAATTGCTTAATATTTTTACAGGTGAGATGGAGCTGCCCTCCAAAGCGTTGGTTGCAGCTTTGATGAGTCATTACAAGGAGACGATGAAAGTGAACACACATCCTACTCTTAAGTACTTGGCTCGTGATATGGATAAACTTTATGTAAGTTTAGAACTTTTGCAAGAAACAAACGAGCTTGATAAGCCACTCATATTGCAGTCGGGTTTAGTTAAGGAAAAACATGAAACAGATCACACAATGCACATTGACATTGAAGGCGAACACGAGACCGATAAAATTCAAACAGAGTATAAGAAAGTTCCTCTCAAGTCATACAAAGACATCCTAAGCTTGGATAAGAACAGAATCCTAATCACTGCTGAAAGTGGGTATGGTAAATCAACGCTTCTAAAGAAGATAGCTTATGACTGGGCTGTTTTACAGAGTGATACTCAATCGACCCGCCAAAAACAAAAGTCGCCTCTGTCAAAGTATGAACTCGTATTTTTGTTGGACATCAACAAAATGGAGGCAAAGTTTAACATTACGGATGAAATATCTTctcaaatattttctcaaaacgaATTTGGGAAGAAGAGTTTTGAAAATTATATGACACAAAACCCAGAGAAAGTGCTCATCCTTCTTGATGGAGCAGATGAAATCTCATTCGAGAGACTACAAAATGCAAACGAAGACTTCAGTGTTTACAACGTCCTATCATTCAAGTCGCTTAAACGTTGTAAGGTAATTGTAACAAGTCGTCAATCTACGGCCCTTAAGTTACTGACTTGCAATCCAGATTTCACACGAGTAAATATAAATGGGTTCGATGACAAAAATAAGAAAGAATATATCACCAAATTTTTCAGCAACCATGATGCCCAACATCATGATCATGTACTTTCTGAAATAAATAAGTCGGAAACATTGCGCAGTTTAGGGGAGATTCCCCTGTTTCTTTGGCTGATGTGTTCGTCATTAACACATGCCGAAAGTCGACTACCTGACAGGATTACAGAACTTCTTAATGACGCAACCAGCATGATCCATAGGCAAAAGATGAGCAAAGATTGGACATCAGACATCCCTAAGAAAATAACCGAGAGGGAGTTTAAAGAGCTGATGGACAAACTTGGGCAAGTTGCACTTGAAAGTTTGGTGTTAAAAGGCTACGCACAAAATTCCTTCGTGGTTTCAGAGCTTGGTTCAGAGGACCTTGTCAATTTGGGATGTGAAGTCGGCTTGCTGACGCGAGTTCAATTCATGCACGGTATAAAAGAGGTTGAACGAGTCCACTTCTACCACATGATATTCATGCAGTTTTGTTGTTCTGTTTACCTTTCTGGTATGGCAGAGTCAAATCCTGATAAGTTCAATGAGTACATGTCGCAATTGATAGACGGCGACGTAGAAAGAAATGGATACTTAATCCGTTTCTGCAGCGGGAGAAAAAGAAAGGCTGCAGAATGTGTCATAGAACTGACCAAAAATCACCTTTCAGCTTACAGTAAACACACTCCTGTTGAGTGTGAGAGGTATGTATGTTTACATAGGATAATGATGCTGGCTTTGTTTGAAGCCAAGCTTGGTTCGACTGTAAAAACCCTCGCGCTGGACGAATGGGTAAGATTCCAATATGAGTTAAAAGGAGAAGACCTCTTAGCTGCACATTATTTCATTAACAACCTACCGGAACGATCCAGTCTTCGCCATGTTTCAGATCTAACGATAACGTGTCAAGGAACAACCGACTTAGTTCTGCTAGAACAAACAGTGGCTAGAACAAGGTGTGATTTATCATTACAAGTAGTTGGGGTCAATATGAAAGACAAGATTCATCAACTCAAAAGCATTTCTCCATTTGTAACATCACTCACGTTAATAGATTGTCAGTTAAGCAGTGTCTCTGTTCCTCAACTTTTCAAGTTATTTCAATCAACTACCAAGTTGAAGGAAGTGTGCTTGGTGGGAAACGACTTGCACGGTTTAAAATCAGACCACATACCTCACATTTCGTCCTTAGAGGACTTGATGTTGGATAGATGTAAGCTTACGAAGGATGACATTGGgccagttttctccatcgtggctgctgcaggtagtgtaacgttACTTGTCTTAcaggataacgatctccatggtattaagggggaccagataactcaTATTTCTTCattgaaggaattgcatctatccgcgtgtggtatacagagtgatgatattgggtcagttttctccatcgtggctgctgcaggtagtgtaacgacacttcTTCTAGACGATAatgatctccatggtattaagggggaccagataactcctGTTTCTTCATTGAAGGGATTGCATCTTTCATCatgtggtatacagagtgatgatgttgggtcagttttctccatcgtggctgctgcaggtagtgtaacgaaacTTGGCCTAAAagataacgatctccatggtattaagggggaccagataactcaTATTTCTTCATTGAAGGAATTGGTTCTACAggcgtgtggtatacagagtgatgatattgggtcagttttctccgtcgtggctgctgcaggtagtgtaacgacacttaCTCTAATagataacgatctccatggtattaagggggaccaggtAACTCCAGTctcttccttgaaggaattgtATCTATACGCGTGTGGAATAAAGAGTGATGATATTAGGTCaattttctccatcgtggctgctgcaggtagtgtaacgaaacTTGTTCTAAAtgataacgatctccatggtattaagggggaccagataactccagtctcttccttgaaggaattgtATCTAGACGCGTGTGGTATACatagtgatgatattgggtcagttttctccatcgtggctgctgcaggtagtgtaacggcACTTGCTCTAATGGACAACGATCTTCATGGTATTgagggggaccagataactccagtttcttccttgaaggaattgtATCTATCCGCGTGTGGtttacagagtgatgatattgggtcagtttt
The DNA window shown above is from Asterias amurensis chromosome 18, ASM3211899v1 and carries:
- the LOC139950820 gene encoding uncharacterized protein isoform X1; translation: MSQPSLKQWYEDRKRLRVVYDHSRAKPVERKNKIKKSRQAAFKSALAERTKPSGQHQYTKTNTSDSSLGKEQCGAQAKRDEASSYRSKDTYHMIQIFIKTPINPKTLCLRLDHKTTVSDLKDIIYRKLAIRPALQNLYTNNKRFKLCDALTLLDLGIKPETNIDLTLAEGLLGGAPTPVDETFLRTLAVNLCKDWQQLAVKLKFRPAEIGKFERLAESNPEEQAHQMLVSWLGAQQADDREAGERLRSALAQIGRQDLAARIPGYFPTSPRRGNKGKSPDATGIDEKKLRVDKADRTDLPQTSGYVPTSPRAGSKRKSPAHLSTSDASSGINEMLGVVAENIGKDWKQLGTSLGIKAAQIDTYPIDHPNDVKEQIYQMLRDWVWKQTSRKEAEDGLKETLVKLGRADIVQELPGYANTSQGARKIDEVHCKQLKEHQSITDTSGIGEKKLGDLAEHIGKDWKRLGTTLGIKVAKIDTFQLDYPNDLNQQVFRMLLDWSRGQPNQEAAKDGLKKALKEIGRADVVRILGEMELPSKALVAALMSHYKETMKVNTHPTLKYLARDMDKLYVSLELLQETNELDKPLILQSGLVKEKHETDHTMHIDIEGEHETDKIQTEYKKVPLKSYKDILSLDKNRILITAESGYGKSTLLKKIAYDWAVLQSDTQSTRQKQKSPLSKYELVFLLDINKMEAKFNITDEISSQIFSQNEFGKKSFENYMTQNPEKVLILLDGADEISFERLQNANEDFSVYNVLSFKSLKRCKVIVTSRQSTALKLLTCNPDFTRVNINGFDDKNKKEYITKFFSNHDAQHHDHVLSEINKSETLRSLGEIPLFLWLMCSSLTHAESRLPDRITELLNDATSMIHRQKMSKDWTSDIPKKITEREFKELMDKLGQVALESLVLKGYAQNSFVVSELGSEDLVNLGCEVGLLTRVQFMHGIKEVERVHFYHMIFMQFCCSVYLSGMAESNPDKFNEYMSQLIDGDVERNGYLIRFCSGRKRKAAECVIELTKNHLSAYSKHTPVECERYVCLHRIMMLALFEAKLGSTVKTLALDEWVRFQYELKGEDLLAAHYFINNLPERSSLRHVSDLTITCQGTTDLVLLEQTVARTRCDLSLQVVGVNMKDKIHQLKSISPFVTSLTLIDCQLSSVSVPQLFKLFQSTTKLKEVCLVGNDLHGLKSDHIPHISSLEDLMLDRCKLTKDDIGPVFSIVAAAGSVTLLVLQDNDLHGIKGDQITHISSLKELHLSACGIQSDDIGSVFSIVAAAGSVTTLLLDDNDLHGIKGDQITPVSSLKGLHLSSCGIQSDDVGSVFSIVAAAGSVTKLGLKDNDLHGIKGDQITHISSLKELVLQACGIQSDDIGSVFSVVAAAGSVTTLTLIDNDLHGIKGDQVTPVSSLKELYLYACGIKSDDIRSIFSIVAAAGSVTKLVLNDNDLHGIKGDQITPVSSLKELYLDACGIHSDDIGSVFSIVAAAGSVTALALMDNDLHGIEGDQITPVSSLKELYLSACGLQSDDIGSVFSIVAAAGSVSTLALIYNDLHGIKGDQITPVSSLEELHLYACGIQSDDIGSIFSIVAAAGSVTMLALKDNDLHGIKGDQITPVSSLEELYLYACGIQSDDIGSVFSIVAAAGSVTKLVLKDNDLHGAMKIGDQIGPVSSLEILDLADCGLQNDDFRAFSLALNMRINGSALLRPTATHSKTPHIPHTPNRNKKCNIS
- the LOC139950820 gene encoding uncharacterized protein isoform X2; translation: MSQPSLKQWYEDRKRLRVVYDHSRAKPVERKNKIKKSRQAAFKSALAERTKPSGQHQYTKTNTSDSSLGKEQCGAQAKRDEASSYRSKDTYHMIQIFIKTPINPKTLCLRLDHKTTVSDLKDIIYRKLAIRPALQNLYTNNKRFKLCDALTLLDLGIKPETNIDLTLAEGLLGGAPTLDETFLRTLAVNLCKDWQQLAVKLKFRPAEIGKFERLAESNPEEQAHQMLVSWLGAQQADDREAGERLRSALAQIGRQDLAARIPGYFPTSPRRGNKGKSPDATGIDEKKLRVDKADRTDLPQTSGYVPTSPRAGSKRKSPAHLSTSDASSGINEMLGVVAENIGKDWKQLGTSLGIKAAQIDTYPIDHPNDVKEQIYQMLRDWVWKQTSRKEAEDGLKETLVKLGRADIVQELPGYANTSQGARKIDEVHCKQLKEHQSITDTSGIGEKKLGDLAEHIGKDWKRLGTTLGIKVAKIDTFQLDYPNDLNQQVFRMLLDWSRGQPNQEAAKDGLKKALKEIGRADVVRILGEMELPSKALVAALMSHYKETMKVNTHPTLKYLARDMDKLYVSLELLQETNELDKPLILQSGLVKEKHETDHTMHIDIEGEHETDKIQTEYKKVPLKSYKDILSLDKNRILITAESGYGKSTLLKKIAYDWAVLQSDTQSTRQKQKSPLSKYELVFLLDINKMEAKFNITDEISSQIFSQNEFGKKSFENYMTQNPEKVLILLDGADEISFERLQNANEDFSVYNVLSFKSLKRCKVIVTSRQSTALKLLTCNPDFTRVNINGFDDKNKKEYITKFFSNHDAQHHDHVLSEINKSETLRSLGEIPLFLWLMCSSLTHAESRLPDRITELLNDATSMIHRQKMSKDWTSDIPKKITEREFKELMDKLGQVALESLVLKGYAQNSFVVSELGSEDLVNLGCEVGLLTRVQFMHGIKEVERVHFYHMIFMQFCCSVYLSGMAESNPDKFNEYMSQLIDGDVERNGYLIRFCSGRKRKAAECVIELTKNHLSAYSKHTPVECERYVCLHRIMMLALFEAKLGSTVKTLALDEWVRFQYELKGEDLLAAHYFINNLPERSSLRHVSDLTITCQGTTDLVLLEQTVARTRCDLSLQVVGVNMKDKIHQLKSISPFVTSLTLIDCQLSSVSVPQLFKLFQSTTKLKEVCLVGNDLHGLKSDHIPHISSLEDLMLDRCKLTKDDIGPVFSIVAAAGSVTLLVLQDNDLHGIKGDQITHISSLKELHLSACGIQSDDIGSVFSIVAAAGSVTTLLLDDNDLHGIKGDQITPVSSLKGLHLSSCGIQSDDVGSVFSIVAAAGSVTKLGLKDNDLHGIKGDQITHISSLKELVLQACGIQSDDIGSVFSVVAAAGSVTTLTLIDNDLHGIKGDQVTPVSSLKELYLYACGIKSDDIRSIFSIVAAAGSVTKLVLNDNDLHGIKGDQITPVSSLKELYLDACGIHSDDIGSVFSIVAAAGSVTALALMDNDLHGIEGDQITPVSSLKELYLSACGLQSDDIGSVFSIVAAAGSVSTLALIYNDLHGIKGDQITPVSSLEELHLYACGIQSDDIGSIFSIVAAAGSVTMLALKDNDLHGIKGDQITPVSSLEELYLYACGIQSDDIGSVFSIVAAAGSVTKLVLKDNDLHGAMKIGDQIGPVSSLEILDLADCGLQNDDFRAFSLALNMRINGSALLRPTATHSKTPHIPHTPNRNKKCNIS
- the LOC139950820 gene encoding uncharacterized protein isoform X3, with amino-acid sequence MSQPSLKQWYEDRKRLRVVYDHSRAKPVERKNKIKKSRQAAFKSALAERTKPSGQHQYTKTNTSDSSLGKEQCGAQAKRDEASSYRSKDTYHMIQIFIKTPINPKTLCLRLDHKTTVSDLKDIIYRKLAIRPALQNLYTNNKRFKLCDALTLLDLGIKPETNIDLTLAEGLLGGAPTPVDETFLRTLAVNLCKDWQQLAVKLKFRPAEIGKFERLAESNPEEQAHQMLVSWLGAQQADDREAGERLRSALAQIGRQDLAARIPGYVPTSPRAGSKRKSPAHLSTSDASSGINEMLGVVAENIGKDWKQLGTSLGIKAAQIDTYPIDHPNDVKEQIYQMLRDWVWKQTSRKEAEDGLKETLVKLGRADIVQELPGYANTSQGARKIDEVHCKQLKEHQSITDTSGIGEKKLGDLAEHIGKDWKRLGTTLGIKVAKIDTFQLDYPNDLNQQVFRMLLDWSRGQPNQEAAKDGLKKALKEIGRADVVRILGEMELPSKALVAALMSHYKETMKVNTHPTLKYLARDMDKLYVSLELLQETNELDKPLILQSGLVKEKHETDHTMHIDIEGEHETDKIQTEYKKVPLKSYKDILSLDKNRILITAESGYGKSTLLKKIAYDWAVLQSDTQSTRQKQKSPLSKYELVFLLDINKMEAKFNITDEISSQIFSQNEFGKKSFENYMTQNPEKVLILLDGADEISFERLQNANEDFSVYNVLSFKSLKRCKVIVTSRQSTALKLLTCNPDFTRVNINGFDDKNKKEYITKFFSNHDAQHHDHVLSEINKSETLRSLGEIPLFLWLMCSSLTHAESRLPDRITELLNDATSMIHRQKMSKDWTSDIPKKITEREFKELMDKLGQVALESLVLKGYAQNSFVVSELGSEDLVNLGCEVGLLTRVQFMHGIKEVERVHFYHMIFMQFCCSVYLSGMAESNPDKFNEYMSQLIDGDVERNGYLIRFCSGRKRKAAECVIELTKNHLSAYSKHTPVECERYVCLHRIMMLALFEAKLGSTVKTLALDEWVRFQYELKGEDLLAAHYFINNLPERSSLRHVSDLTITCQGTTDLVLLEQTVARTRCDLSLQVVGVNMKDKIHQLKSISPFVTSLTLIDCQLSSVSVPQLFKLFQSTTKLKEVCLVGNDLHGLKSDHIPHISSLEDLMLDRCKLTKDDIGPVFSIVAAAGSVTLLVLQDNDLHGIKGDQITHISSLKELHLSACGIQSDDIGSVFSIVAAAGSVTTLLLDDNDLHGIKGDQITPVSSLKGLHLSSCGIQSDDVGSVFSIVAAAGSVTKLGLKDNDLHGIKGDQITHISSLKELVLQACGIQSDDIGSVFSVVAAAGSVTTLTLIDNDLHGIKGDQVTPVSSLKELYLYACGIKSDDIRSIFSIVAAAGSVTKLVLNDNDLHGIKGDQITPVSSLKELYLDACGIHSDDIGSVFSIVAAAGSVTALALMDNDLHGIEGDQITPVSSLKELYLSACGLQSDDIGSVFSIVAAAGSVSTLALIYNDLHGIKGDQITPVSSLEELHLYACGIQSDDIGSIFSIVAAAGSVTMLALKDNDLHGIKGDQITPVSSLEELYLYACGIQSDDIGSVFSIVAAAGSVTKLVLKDNDLHGAMKIGDQIGPVSSLEILDLADCGLQNDDFRAFSLALNMRINGSALLRPTATHSKTPHIPHTPNRNKKCNIS